A window of the Butyricimonas faecalis genome harbors these coding sequences:
- a CDS encoding RagB/SusD family nutrient uptake outer membrane protein, which yields MMKKIIYVTGLSLTMALSACTDWLTVQPETSMTAETLFQTDNGVKYGLNGAYLLASQTVYGPSGYFGGLSAVENMANTYLYAVNTDGYNWANHNYEQTDSQKNVNSYTFQYPYKIIANLNSLLKEMEPHRDKITPEVYHMVRGEAFALRACCHFDLLRTYGPVPSQVDAGKTYLPYVRVNDVGNYEYHTFAQFMEYVQADLDSAEFLLSKYDPVLTTNISYTESTSYTWSYRKSRINYYGVLGLQARVALWIGEKEKALRYARLVKDAKDSAESWAQLQFKLTTPSDDVNSFTSTDLSHYSEHICGAKCETFDFSTSGWAFGRLSSSNDPDFGKVLYGEKYEEDLRYQHFWRTGSGTWYAPDGSILDKYKVTSITINKFSQFLTNSTSNCKDNFPIMRLPEIYFIIMECGTLDEANTLYQEYCAARNIEYVALTEGDRQERIMLESIREYVGEGQNFFTYKRNNVKRMIGATTDCSENQYIVPIPEAEYLDVK from the coding sequence ATGATGAAAAAAATTATATATGTAACGGGGCTGAGTTTGACAATGGCATTAAGTGCTTGTACGGATTGGTTAACCGTTCAACCGGAAACAAGTATGACGGCTGAAACATTATTTCAAACGGATAACGGGGTGAAATATGGTTTGAATGGGGCGTATCTGCTCGCAAGTCAAACTGTTTACGGGCCGTCTGGATATTTTGGTGGGCTTAGTGCCGTGGAGAATATGGCCAATACATACCTTTATGCAGTGAATACAGATGGTTATAATTGGGCCAATCATAATTATGAGCAGACAGATTCACAAAAGAATGTGAATAGTTATACTTTTCAGTATCCTTATAAAATCATTGCTAATCTGAATTCTTTATTAAAAGAGATGGAGCCTCACCGGGATAAGATTACTCCTGAGGTGTATCATATGGTACGTGGAGAGGCTTTTGCATTACGTGCTTGTTGTCATTTTGATTTATTACGTACTTATGGTCCCGTTCCTTCCCAAGTGGATGCAGGTAAGACGTATTTGCCCTATGTACGGGTAAATGATGTAGGGAATTATGAGTATCACACTTTTGCTCAATTTATGGAATACGTACAGGCAGATTTGGATAGTGCCGAATTTTTGTTGAGTAAATATGATCCGGTGCTGACGACTAATATTTCCTATACAGAGTCAACTTCATACACGTGGTCGTATCGTAAGAGTCGTATCAATTATTATGGTGTATTGGGTTTGCAGGCTCGTGTGGCTTTATGGATCGGAGAGAAAGAAAAAGCATTGCGTTATGCCAGGTTAGTAAAAGATGCTAAGGATTCAGCAGAGTCATGGGCTCAATTACAATTTAAATTGACCACACCGAGTGATGACGTGAATAGTTTTACTTCTACGGATTTGTCTCATTATTCTGAGCATATTTGTGGAGCAAAATGTGAAACATTTGATTTCAGTACTTCTGGTTGGGCTTTTGGGCGACTTTCATCATCAAATGATCCTGATTTTGGAAAAGTTCTGTATGGAGAAAAGTATGAGGAGGATTTGCGATACCAGCATTTCTGGCGGACAGGTTCTGGAACATGGTATGCTCCTGATGGAAGTATATTAGATAAATATAAGGTAACATCGATCACGATTAATAAGTTTAGTCAGTTCTTAACTAATTCAACGAGTAATTGTAAAGACAATTTTCCGATTATGCGTTTACCTGAGATTTATTTTATTATCATGGAATGTGGAACATTGGATGAGGCAAATACCCTTTATCAAGAATATTGCGCTGCACGTAACATTGAATACGTGGCATTGACAGAAGGAGATCGTCAGGAACGTATCATGTTAGAAAGTATTCGTGAATATGTAGGAGAAGGACAAAACTTTTTCACGTATAAACGGAATAACGTAAAACGTATGATCGGGGCAACAACAGATTGTTCTGAGAATCAATATATTGTACCGATTCCGGAAGCAGAATATTTAGATGTAAAATAA
- a CDS encoding Dps family protein, translating into MMKGNIGLDAAMIKSSKTILNNLLADHFVLLAKTWNYHWNMKGPSFRSYHTFLEDLYNGLIEDIDSIAERVRDLDERPIGSLKGCLEHNRIKEQDEEKALPDAKGMLTALLDDNAELIRQIREDLETIDKEESKDFGTSNFLEDMIEKKEKVTWMIRAHLE; encoded by the coding sequence ATGATGAAAGGAAATATCGGTTTAGATGCTGCAATGATTAAATCCAGCAAAACCATTTTGAATAACCTGTTGGCAGACCATTTTGTTTTACTTGCTAAAACTTGGAATTACCACTGGAATATGAAGGGCCCGAGTTTCAGGTCTTACCACACTTTTTTGGAAGATCTTTACAATGGCTTGATTGAAGATATTGATAGCATTGCCGAGCGTGTTCGTGATTTGGACGAACGCCCTATCGGTTCTCTGAAAGGATGCTTGGAGCATAATCGCATTAAAGAACAGGATGAGGAAAAGGCCTTGCCTGATGCCAAGGGAATGTTAACCGCTTTGCTGGATGACAATGCCGAGTTAATCCGTCAAATCCGTGAAGATTTGGAAACAATAGATAAAGAAGAGTCAAAGGACTTCGGGACATCCAATTTCTTGGAAGATATGATTGAGAAGAAAGAAAAAGTAACTTGGATGATCCGGGCCCATTTGGAATAG
- the mutY gene encoding A/G-specific adenine glycosylase, which yields MEDREISDILIHWYEGNKRDLPWRKTSDPYLIWISEIILQQTRVVQGLEYFNRFTERFPNVAALAGADEDEVMKYWQGLGYYSRARNLHAAARQIMNDFGGVFPRTREEVLSLRGIGDYTAAAICSFAYRLSYAAVDGNVFRVLARLFDIDLPIDGGEGKKYFTALAQSLLDERRPDLFNQAMMEFGALQCVPKSPDCESCPLNGKCLGLSARRVERLPVKNGKTVVKPRYFNYLYVHGQGMTLLSKRMGNDIWRNLYEFPLIETERAVTWEELSGMVVFQELFDGIENIEIVREYVAKKHVLSHRVIFPVFYEIRIDSFSRSMGKYLKVPDDRVGEYAVSRLIQSYLEVRDGLLF from the coding sequence ATGGAAGATAGAGAGATTAGCGACATATTGATTCATTGGTACGAGGGAAACAAGCGGGATTTACCGTGGCGAAAAACTTCTGATCCTTACCTGATCTGGATTTCGGAGATCATACTTCAACAGACCAGGGTGGTACAAGGATTGGAGTATTTTAACCGATTCACGGAACGGTTTCCCAATGTGGCAGCACTTGCCGGGGCGGATGAGGATGAGGTGATGAAGTATTGGCAGGGGTTGGGGTATTATAGCCGGGCTAGAAATCTTCATGCAGCAGCCCGGCAGATTATGAATGATTTTGGCGGCGTTTTCCCCCGTACACGAGAAGAGGTTCTTTCGTTGAGAGGAATTGGTGATTACACGGCAGCAGCCATTTGTTCTTTTGCTTACCGGTTGTCTTATGCTGCTGTGGACGGAAATGTTTTTCGGGTGTTGGCCCGGTTGTTTGATATAGATTTACCGATTGATGGGGGAGAAGGGAAGAAGTATTTTACGGCATTGGCACAATCCCTATTGGATGAACGTCGTCCGGATTTGTTTAACCAGGCGATGATGGAGTTCGGGGCGTTGCAATGTGTGCCCAAATCACCGGATTGCGAGAGTTGTCCTTTAAACGGAAAGTGTTTGGGATTGTCTGCCCGGCGAGTGGAGCGATTACCCGTGAAAAATGGGAAGACCGTGGTGAAACCTCGTTATTTTAATTATTTGTATGTACATGGGCAGGGAATGACCCTTTTATCCAAGCGGATGGGGAATGATATTTGGCGTAATCTCTACGAGTTTCCGTTAATCGAAACGGAACGAGCGGTTACGTGGGAGGAATTGTCCGGGATGGTTGTTTTTCAGGAATTATTTGATGGCATCGAAAATATTGAAATTGTTCGGGAGTACGTGGCGAAGAAACACGTTTTGTCCCATCGGGTGATATTTCCTGTATTTTATGAAATTCGAATTGATTCATTTTCGAGGAGTATGGGAAAATATTTGAAAGTACCTGATGATCGGGTGGGAGAATATGCTGTCTCCCGATTAATTCAGTCATATCTTGAAGTGCGGGATGGTTTGTTGTTTTAA
- a CDS encoding thioredoxin family protein has translation MKKFVLLYIYIFLMLPVFAQTNFQELGLEKALEKAKGEGKMVFIDCYTSWCGPCKIMAKEVLPLKEVGNFLNERFVCVKYDMEQGEGPEIAKKYRVDAYPTFLLLNADGSLINSIVGMTPSGQEFVYKVKLALGEISTVKMDSMYAAGNRMSRFVLSYLKALEATKQYDKAKEVSAELMKNLNDSEKSYATYWFLYENPNISPMGSENMNYLLGHVDNFRKGVGVEPVNAKLTSIFETQLEDIIRGKNKTTNIVDVEEIENNLKACNLPGKEYLYDYVALLKGMFSLDADATFAVFMKIFPTMEEGKLSYLYFRPITFLKGKWSEQQKKELIDLSLKLSPKVKNVVLQDGLKFFTEEIKKY, from the coding sequence ATGAAAAAGTTTGTATTATTATATATTTATATTTTTTTGATGCTACCCGTGTTTGCCCAAACAAATTTTCAAGAACTAGGTTTAGAAAAGGCATTGGAGAAAGCAAAGGGGGAGGGAAAGATGGTGTTTATTGATTGTTATACCTCATGGTGTGGACCATGCAAGATTATGGCTAAAGAGGTTTTACCTTTGAAAGAAGTGGGGAATTTTTTGAATGAACGATTTGTGTGTGTGAAGTATGATATGGAGCAAGGAGAAGGGCCGGAGATTGCTAAAAAGTATAGAGTGGACGCTTATCCTACATTTTTGTTGTTAAATGCAGATGGAAGTTTGATAAATTCTATAGTGGGGATGACTCCTTCGGGACAAGAGTTTGTTTATAAAGTGAAGTTGGCTTTAGGGGAGATTTCTACGGTGAAAATGGATTCGATGTATGCAGCTGGGAATCGAATGAGCCGTTTTGTCCTTTCTTATTTGAAGGCGTTAGAGGCAACTAAGCAATATGATAAAGCAAAAGAAGTTTCAGCGGAATTGATGAAAAATTTGAATGATAGCGAAAAGTCGTATGCAACATATTGGTTCCTTTATGAAAATCCAAATATTTCTCCAATGGGTTCTGAGAATATGAATTATTTGTTAGGTCATGTGGATAATTTCCGTAAAGGTGTGGGTGTGGAACCTGTGAATGCAAAATTGACTTCGATATTTGAAACTCAGTTGGAGGATATAATTCGGGGTAAAAATAAAACTACGAATATTGTTGATGTAGAGGAAATAGAGAATAACTTAAAAGCTTGTAATTTGCCGGGTAAGGAATACTTATATGATTATGTGGCATTGCTCAAAGGAATGTTTTCATTGGATGCTGATGCGACATTTGCCGTTTTCATGAAGATTTTCCCAACCATGGAAGAGGGTAAATTAAGCTATTTGTATTTTCGTCCGATCACCTTTTTGAAAGGTAAATGGAGTGAACAGCAGAAGAAGGAATTGATCGATTTGTCGTTGAAATTATCCCCCAAGGTGAAGAATGTCGTGTTGCAGGATGGTTTGAAATTCTTTACGGAGGAGATAAAGAAATATTAG
- a CDS encoding RNA polymerase sigma factor, producing MSAIIQSNKDFEVFFRENFSSVYAFMKRYTGDDELAADLAQETFIRVYERRDEIVSVDYGKAFLYTVARHLYWNHCKHQQAKEHYFAQLDENDVDDYDFLQEVTRQETMRILYTAIDRLSPQTRKVILLNLEGKTNPEVAEELSISVNTVKYLKKSAYEALRSLLSKNYFVVFMFLLGE from the coding sequence ATGAGTGCTATTATTCAGTCCAATAAAGATTTTGAAGTATTCTTTCGGGAGAATTTTTCCTCCGTGTATGCTTTCATGAAACGGTACACGGGGGATGATGAATTAGCGGCTGATTTAGCACAAGAGACTTTTATTCGGGTGTATGAACGGCGAGATGAGATCGTTTCGGTTGATTACGGAAAAGCTTTTTTATACACGGTTGCACGCCATTTGTATTGGAATCATTGTAAGCATCAACAGGCGAAGGAACATTATTTTGCACAGTTGGATGAGAATGACGTGGATGATTATGATTTTTTGCAGGAGGTTACCCGACAGGAAACCATGCGGATTCTATATACTGCTATTGACCGGTTGTCACCACAGACTCGTAAAGTGATTCTTTTGAATTTGGAAGGGAAAACTAATCCGGAAGTTGCAGAAGAATTAAGTATTTCCGTGAACACGGTGAAGTATTTGAAAAAATCTGCTTACGAGGCCTTAAGAAGTTTGTTGTCAAAGAATTATTTTGTGGTTTTTATGTTCCTGTTAGGGGAGTAA
- a CDS encoding SusC/RagA family TonB-linked outer membrane protein: MKFLCFFFLLSVSVSAASYSQNAKFTISLNNVALTEVFSTIRANSEFTFIYNVDDVRNIRVKSINVHEATIQEILDEVLRNTGFEYKIEDHVVVIQPQDMKEKKKSVRVKGWVHDKSKQPLPGVTVRMVGVSLGTATNAQGWFAIDLPVEKGTLEFSFVGYKKKQIDFTEKTDTLRIMLEEDFQQVEEVVVTGIFNKPKESFTGAVTSVTKEDLKVNFSRNLIQTLANIDASLLIVQNNEMGSDPNTLPEIQLRGASTMLDISDLENQKKRPEYNQPLFIMDGFEVDLERVMDLNQNDIENITILKDASATSLYGSRGANGVIVITTTLANAGSLTVSYEGRLNLQIPDFSTYDNLMTASEKFETEKLYGVWDNLNSYLPNGQKMEDAYKELEAAIADGVNYDWLKVPTRTGVGQNHVLRFMGSQENWNYMLSLAYDDTQGAMKKSDRKNFNGTMQLGYHKNKWNVRQSLSVGINKSQDSPYGQFYYYVQMNRYWEPYDENGKPVDYFYHPLSTYGPIDNPLYDYAVGKWNKTKYTNLRSNTIIDLTLSENLKASATLGLNRKSKTSDTFTPPEHKNFQYVTEIEKKGSFARRESEETMWQVRLALNYNNIFSEKHMVTLGVSAELSETISDDVNWSATGYISSNVSHPGMSMSYPSVGGTSGSESTVRRASLIASANYYYNQRYFVDLSINYNGASSFGENNRFQYFYSLGAGWVVSNETFVKEHLPFINEMRFRYSFGVTGNMFVSPEKSLEVFNRNSSYTYLGGIAWTLSQFANSDLEQQNTYQHNAGLDVGLFNSRIRISLNYYNFLTNNTLTDMNLPISHGFDRVAGNVGKIRNEGFDGNVSVGLYRNTEKRINWSLNASFSKRKNVVVKLSEGFKERISMHNKGMSTNTDFVKYQEGRSLEAIYGLRTVGVDPTSGQRVFLKKDGVTTTLEQNADDLVYLGDRQPKLNGTFSTSFFYGGFNMTIGFGVKWGGKAVNQTEMTKGENAGLTYNLDRRMTKYSWKQIGDQARYKNKYGDYGNLSTYICDAFIHKDNVFSCNNINLSYTFSQDWFKRATRLQSLSISTSLSDIFYFSTIERERGTSYPFSINPNFSISCTF; encoded by the coding sequence ATGAAATTTTTGTGCTTTTTTTTCTTGTTGTCCGTTTCTGTCTCGGCGGCAAGTTATTCACAGAATGCGAAATTTACAATTTCGTTGAATAATGTAGCTCTGACAGAGGTGTTTTCAACGATTCGGGCAAATAGTGAATTTACGTTTATCTATAACGTGGATGACGTGAGAAATATCCGGGTAAAATCGATCAATGTGCATGAAGCTACGATTCAAGAGATTCTGGATGAAGTTCTTCGCAACACGGGCTTCGAGTATAAAATCGAAGATCATGTAGTTGTGATTCAACCTCAGGATATGAAAGAGAAGAAAAAATCGGTGAGAGTGAAAGGTTGGGTACATGATAAGAGTAAGCAACCGCTTCCGGGAGTCACCGTGAGAATGGTTGGTGTTTCATTAGGAACGGCAACCAATGCTCAAGGATGGTTTGCGATAGATTTACCCGTGGAGAAAGGGACGTTGGAGTTTTCTTTTGTGGGGTATAAGAAGAAACAAATTGATTTTACAGAGAAGACGGATACTCTTCGTATTATGTTGGAAGAGGATTTTCAGCAAGTGGAAGAGGTCGTTGTTACAGGAATCTTCAACAAGCCGAAAGAGAGTTTCACGGGGGCGGTAACTTCTGTGACAAAAGAGGATTTGAAGGTAAATTTTTCACGGAATTTAATTCAAACATTAGCAAATATAGATGCCAGTTTGTTGATCGTTCAGAACAACGAGATGGGGTCGGATCCGAATACATTACCTGAAATACAGTTGAGAGGGGCATCTACGATGTTGGATATTTCTGATTTGGAGAATCAAAAGAAACGTCCGGAGTATAATCAACCCTTGTTTATTATGGATGGTTTTGAGGTTGATTTGGAACGGGTAATGGATTTAAATCAGAATGATATAGAGAATATTACTATTTTGAAGGATGCGAGTGCGACTTCGTTATATGGGTCTCGCGGGGCCAATGGAGTAATTGTTATTACGACAACTTTGGCCAATGCGGGGTCATTGACTGTTTCTTATGAAGGACGGTTGAATCTTCAAATTCCGGATTTTAGTACGTATGATAATTTAATGACTGCATCGGAAAAATTTGAAACGGAGAAATTATATGGGGTGTGGGATAATTTGAATTCATATTTGCCCAATGGTCAAAAGATGGAGGATGCCTATAAGGAACTTGAGGCGGCAATTGCAGACGGGGTAAATTATGACTGGTTAAAAGTTCCGACACGTACAGGTGTAGGACAAAATCATGTTTTGCGTTTTATGGGGAGTCAAGAAAATTGGAATTACATGTTGAGTTTGGCGTATGATGATACTCAAGGTGCGATGAAAAAGTCTGATCGTAAAAACTTTAATGGAACAATGCAATTAGGGTATCATAAGAATAAATGGAATGTACGGCAAAGTTTGTCTGTAGGTATAAACAAGAGCCAGGATTCTCCTTACGGACAATTTTATTATTATGTACAAATGAATAGGTATTGGGAACCGTATGACGAAAATGGAAAGCCGGTTGATTATTTTTATCATCCTCTTTCTACTTATGGTCCTATTGACAATCCATTATATGATTATGCCGTGGGGAAATGGAATAAAACGAAATACACTAATTTGCGCAGTAATACGATAATTGATTTAACTCTTTCTGAAAATTTGAAAGCATCGGCAACATTAGGGTTGAATCGTAAGAGCAAAACATCAGATACTTTTACTCCTCCTGAGCATAAGAATTTTCAGTATGTGACAGAAATAGAGAAAAAGGGGTCTTTTGCTCGGAGAGAAAGTGAGGAGACAATGTGGCAAGTACGACTTGCGTTGAATTATAATAATATTTTTTCGGAAAAGCATATGGTAACTCTCGGGGTTAGTGCAGAGTTAAGTGAGACGATTTCGGATGATGTTAATTGGAGTGCGACGGGATATATTTCTTCTAATGTCAGTCATCCGGGAATGTCCATGTCTTATCCGAGTGTTGGGGGAACTAGTGGAAGCGAGAGTACCGTACGTAGAGCATCTTTGATTGCGAGTGCCAACTATTATTATAACCAGCGTTATTTTGTGGATTTATCCATAAACTACAATGGAGCTTCTTCTTTTGGTGAAAATAATCGTTTCCAATATTTTTACTCTTTAGGTGCGGGATGGGTTGTTAGCAATGAAACGTTCGTGAAAGAGCATCTGCCATTTATTAATGAAATGCGTTTCCGTTATTCTTTCGGTGTGACAGGGAATATGTTTGTTTCTCCTGAAAAATCTTTAGAGGTGTTCAATAGAAATTCGTCTTATACTTATTTGGGGGGAATTGCTTGGACTTTGAGCCAATTTGCGAATTCGGATTTGGAGCAACAAAATACGTATCAACATAACGCAGGTTTGGATGTAGGTTTATTCAATAGTCGAATAAGAATTTCATTGAATTATTATAATTTTCTAACTAATAATACGTTGACAGATATGAATTTGCCAATATCTCATGGTTTTGATCGGGTTGCGGGAAATGTCGGAAAAATTCGGAATGAAGGATTCGATGGAAACGTGAGTGTGGGTTTGTATCGGAATACGGAGAAAAGAATTAATTGGTCATTAAATGCATCTTTCTCTAAGCGGAAGAATGTTGTGGTGAAATTATCTGAAGGTTTTAAAGAACGGATTAGTATGCATAATAAAGGTATGAGTACAAATACAGATTTTGTGAAATATCAAGAGGGGCGTTCTTTGGAAGCTATTTATGGGTTGCGTACGGTAGGTGTCGATCCTACATCAGGGCAACGTGTATTTTTAAAGAAAGATGGGGTAACGACAACGCTGGAGCAGAATGCTGATGATTTGGTTTACTTGGGAGATCGACAACCGAAATTGAATGGAACTTTCAGTACTTCATTTTTTTATGGCGGATTTAACATGACAATTGGGTTTGGAGTGAAATGGGGAGGAAAAGCCGTAAACCAGACAGAAATGACAAAAGGAGAGAATGCTGGTTTGACCTATAATTTGGATCGTCGGATGACAAAATATAGTTGGAAGCAGATAGGGGATCAAGCCCGTTATAAGAATAAGTATGGCGATTATGGTAATTTGAGTACCTATATATGTGATGCTTTTATACATAAGGATAATGTGTTTAGTTGTAATAACATTAATCTTTCTTATACATTCTCTCAAGATTGGTTTAAGAGGGCTACAAGGTTGCAAAGTTTATCTATTTCAACTTCTTTGTCAGACATCTTTTATTTCTCTACCATTGAACGGGAAAGAGGAACTAGTTATCCGTTTTCTATTAATCCTAATTTCTCAATTTCATGTACATTTTAA
- a CDS encoding TlpA disulfide reductase family protein — MRFIFIQLFVIFSIFAEGCQSEKLKNNYSLTVTIETNPQNKLFVFYKGVNDSIRVDSAIYKNGKFELKGELPYSQRALVRLGRETQTFFEDAVKFTDDAMFVFLEEGNIQVVAKKTLRGAKLSGTPSNDDLQVYTDSTRFYRDWLDGYRQRFGEAYRNRDSKTLDSLNKENALMAKKLKGTEKNFFDSHLESLVALDWLARSYNIAREKSMIDPLFAMLDEKVKNSILGQKYKALLEKTVSVEIGSFAPDFVAKNVQGKDLALSSFRGQYVLLDFWASWCGPCRRENVNVLKVYERFKDKGFTVVGYSLDNSEKAWIGAVEKDGMPWEQLSGMHGVKIDASKLYGVTAIPSNFLLDPEGKIVGIDLRGERLERTLERIFEGEK; from the coding sequence ATGAGATTTATTTTTATACAGTTATTTGTAATATTCAGCATTTTTGCAGAAGGATGCCAGTCGGAAAAATTGAAGAATAATTATTCCTTAACGGTGACGATAGAGACCAATCCGCAGAATAAACTTTTCGTGTTTTATAAAGGTGTGAATGACAGTATTCGGGTAGATTCTGCTATTTACAAGAATGGAAAATTTGAACTAAAAGGAGAACTTCCTTACTCCCAACGGGCGTTGGTGCGTTTAGGGCGGGAAACACAAACTTTTTTTGAGGATGCTGTTAAATTCACGGATGACGCCATGTTCGTATTTCTCGAAGAAGGAAATATTCAGGTCGTGGCGAAAAAGACGTTGAGAGGAGCTAAATTAAGTGGAACCCCCTCTAATGATGATTTACAGGTATACACGGATAGTACTCGATTTTATCGAGACTGGTTGGACGGATATAGACAACGATTCGGAGAGGCTTACCGTAATCGGGATAGCAAAACTCTTGATAGTTTGAATAAAGAGAATGCCTTGATGGCGAAGAAACTTAAGGGTACGGAAAAGAATTTTTTTGATAGTCACCTTGAATCGTTAGTCGCTTTGGATTGGTTAGCTCGATCTTATAATATAGCTCGAGAGAAATCGATGATAGATCCATTGTTCGCAATGTTGGATGAAAAGGTGAAAAATTCGATACTGGGACAAAAATACAAAGCGTTGTTAGAAAAGACCGTGTCCGTGGAGATTGGGAGTTTTGCCCCGGATTTTGTAGCTAAAAACGTGCAAGGAAAGGATTTGGCGTTGAGTTCATTCCGGGGACAATATGTATTATTGGATTTTTGGGCTTCGTGGTGTGGCCCTTGTCGGCGGGAGAATGTGAACGTGCTAAAAGTGTATGAACGTTTTAAAGATAAGGGATTTACTGTAGTCGGATATTCACTGGATAATTCCGAGAAAGCATGGATAGGGGCTGTTGAGAAAGATGGAATGCCTTGGGAACAGTTGTCTGGTATGCATGGCGTGAAGATTGATGCTTCGAAATTGTATGGTGTGACAGCTATTCCCAGTAACTTTTTGCTTGATCCGGAAGGAAAGATCGTAGGGATAGATTTGAGAGGAGAAAGGTTGGAGAGAACGTTGGAGCGGATATTTGAAGGAGAGAAGTAA
- a CDS encoding FecR family protein: MDLLKKRLDIARLIAEELTGTIDERDRAVLTRWLDEDERHRKEYTNILESLKTGNEVCKDQERGRQIMESRWRTVKSHTIRKTVRWITWSKYAAVILLFVSMGIFWFVNEEEQEVENVAVTKIEHGSMKAQLVLANGRRVDLVPETNLQLEEEGGTRILTLDNMVKYSGMDSLVGQSTEVKYNTLIVPRGGEFSLELADGTRVWLNTESKLRYPVAFTGDERRVEMDGEVYFEVAKNREKPFVVTVNGVDIRVLGTSFNVSAYQEDVVTTLVTGKVQLKKGDEQVVLLPNQQAIWSDDKFKVKQVDARNYVLWKEGIFYFEDVDLEMILDDMARWYNVNIFYVNPTLKKMKFSVEIKRYEDINEILRRIEQTKRVKFEIKDRTINVYE, translated from the coding sequence ATGGATTTACTAAAAAAACGTTTGGATATAGCCCGGCTCATTGCCGAAGAGTTGACCGGAACGATTGATGAAAGAGATCGGGCCGTGTTGACCCGTTGGTTGGATGAGGATGAGCGTCATCGGAAGGAATATACGAATATTCTGGAATCGTTAAAGACTGGGAATGAGGTCTGTAAGGATCAAGAGCGGGGAAGACAAATAATGGAATCCCGGTGGAGGACGGTGAAATCTCATACGATCCGGAAAACAGTTCGGTGGATTACGTGGAGTAAATATGCGGCAGTTATATTATTGTTCGTGAGCATGGGGATTTTTTGGTTTGTAAATGAAGAAGAACAAGAGGTGGAGAATGTTGCTGTTACCAAAATCGAACATGGTAGTATGAAAGCACAACTTGTACTTGCCAATGGAAGGAGAGTAGATTTGGTACCAGAAACGAACTTGCAATTGGAAGAGGAGGGAGGTACCCGAATTTTAACATTGGATAATATGGTGAAATATTCGGGAATGGATTCTTTAGTTGGACAATCGACAGAAGTGAAGTATAACACGTTGATCGTGCCGCGGGGAGGAGAATTCTCGTTGGAATTGGCTGATGGAACCCGCGTGTGGTTGAATACGGAATCGAAGTTGCGTTATCCGGTGGCTTTCACGGGCGATGAAAGAAGAGTGGAGATGGATGGAGAGGTTTATTTTGAGGTGGCAAAGAATAGGGAAAAACCTTTTGTTGTGACCGTGAACGGGGTAGATATTCGGGTTTTAGGAACAAGTTTTAATGTTTCGGCTTATCAAGAAGATGTGGTGACCACGTTGGTAACAGGAAAGGTGCAGTTGAAGAAAGGTGATGAACAGGTTGTTTTATTGCCTAATCAGCAAGCCATTTGGTCTGATGACAAGTTTAAGGTGAAACAGGTTGATGCCCGTAATTATGTGTTATGGAAAGAGGGAATTTTTTATTTTGAGGATGTTGATCTGGAGATGATACTGGACGATATGGCCCGCTGGTATAACGTGAATATTTTTTATGTGAATCCGACGCTGAAAAAGATGAAATTCTCGGTTGAGATTAAACGATACGAGGATATAAACGAGATATTGAGAAGAATAGAACAGACTAAACGTGTGAAATTTGAAATAAAAGATAGAACTATAAACGTGTATGAATAA
- a CDS encoding TlpA family protein disulfide reductase — protein MKKLLVIFLLCLPLLSWAVKEGKVKVLKKGDLCPEFVFKDMEGKEVSLEQFKGKYVVIDVWASWCQPCKREFPYLKELEEKYKDKNVVFVSISCDAQERRWRFELGFLQERLKLQWWIAGNKEFMSVFEIAALPRMILLDKKGRVAELGLPKPSDTKFEKMLEKLKGL, from the coding sequence ATGAAAAAATTACTCGTTATATTTTTATTGTGTTTGCCTTTATTGAGTTGGGCGGTTAAAGAAGGAAAGGTGAAAGTATTGAAAAAGGGAGATTTATGTCCGGAATTTGTGTTCAAGGACATGGAGGGGAAAGAGGTGTCTTTAGAACAATTCAAAGGGAAATATGTGGTAATAGACGTGTGGGCTTCGTGGTGCCAACCCTGTAAACGAGAATTTCCGTATTTGAAGGAGTTGGAGGAAAAGTATAAAGATAAAAACGTTGTGTTTGTGAGTATTTCCTGTGATGCACAAGAGCGGCGTTGGCGTTTTGAACTTGGTTTCTTGCAGGAAAGGTTGAAGTTACAATGGTGGATTGCCGGTAATAAAGAGTTCATGAGTGTTTTTGAAATAGCAGCTCTTCCTCGAATGATTTTGTTGGACAAAAAAGGACGGGTTGCCGAGCTTGGGTTGCCTAAACCTTCTGATACAAAATTTGAGAAGATGTTGGAGAAGTTGAAAGGATTGTGA